One part of the Aspergillus luchuensis IFO 4308 DNA, chromosome 5, nearly complete sequence genome encodes these proteins:
- the UTP5 gene encoding WD40 repeat and Utp12 domain-containing protein (BUSCO:EOG09264NJ1;~COG:A;~EggNog:ENOG410PGRK;~InterPro:IPR015943,IPR036322,IPR007148;~PFAM:PF04003;~go_function: GO:0005515 - protein binding [Evidence IEA]), giving the protein MGKKASRPPATKTSSAASPAASGLTYTGNKSSILKASFAPSEYQLALFASVIQGLDAQHLRIHDTNTGRLQCEHVLGPKETVTSLDWGYYSSTKKDRDQQSKKKRKRPSDVNGNGFDQGDVVVAIGTSASEIRMYSPVEDKIVGTLANGHEKGIRDFKFTSSRPGQEGWSIGGDNKLVQWDLFTGKTTRTIHIPSTSALSTLARPLPSNPPVICASQTPYVVSVEKDEAPVTFDAMRNPIKNIIPSSTDSAASGLFLAADGDRYITVFDVEKRKLALNLVAENGVSSVSLYTGAERKGPTLPAEKQVIAAVTEDGTIELFTRPFVLPNDQSTAKGAASLKARSKQAIRRADSQIKVTVSATSNALVSMVAASFEGPDLVVAWAEGGVVPVFERIKWLNEETDDLLFTGTKHIAKSKSGSVLGSVTTNGTRAANENQVDESKAVVEQGNVIEDDIEMQDSKDAASVAGSDEESDDEEAESKQKNDSKQLQKKSDADSDVEMGNAQESGSEEEDEDETGEPSFGELMRANQEVDVEAELEDDVHMGSLVPGKPSAAVQQIPTGVSLSTVLTQSLKTNDNAMLESCFHTGELSIIRTTIQRLDSSLAATLLQKLAERLSTRPGRYGHLLVWVQWTCVAHGGALAGKPDLLKRMSTLFKVMEQRSSSLPSLLLLKGKLDMLDAQLGLRRSIRSGEEAMESEDEENIIYVEGQEEDDDEDSDVDAKNMVTPRKSIRDQAFDEEESMMNGVQTGDESEDEEDEGSEEEEEEDENILDVEAEESAGSSDAEESLEEDEDEDDEDAESVGSMVDFIADTEDESEDEQTLSTSKPPPSKKARLSGGGRGKGKNKGRK; this is encoded by the exons ATGGGCAAGAAAGCGTCTCGCCCGCCCGCGACGAAAACTTCCTCCGCTGCGTCGCCCGCGGCATCCGGCCTCACATATACCGGGAATAAGTCTTCGATACTGAAGGCTTCGTTTGCCCCGTCGGAATACCAATTGGCGCTTTTTGCATCAGTCATCCAAGGCCTCGATGCTCAGCATCTCCGCATCCACGATACAAACACCGGACGGTTACAATGCGAGCATGTCTTGGGTCCTAAGGAGACGGTCACTTCCCTAGACTGGGGTTACTACTCCAGCACCAAGAAAGATCGCGATCAGcagtccaagaagaagagaaagagacctTCCGACGTCAATGGCAACGGGTTCGACCAGGGAGACGTAGTTGTTGCCATTGGTACCAGTGCCTCCGAAATCCGCATGTACTCGCCCGTGGAGGACAAGATCGTCGGAACGCTTGCAAACGGACATGAGAAGGGTATCAGAGACTTCAAGTTTACCTCCAGCCGACCTGGACAGGAGGGTTGGAGTATCGGCGGTGATAATAAGCTTGTGCAGTGGGATCTGTTCACCGGGAAGACGACCAG GACAATCCATATTCCCAGCACATCGGCCCTCAGCACACTGGCGCGCCCGCTTCCCTCAAACCCACCTGTCATCTGCGCCTCTCAGACCCCGTACGTCGTTAGCGTAGAAAAAGATGAAGCCCCAGTCACCTTCGATGCGATGCGGAACCCGATCAAGAACATCATTCCTTCTTCTACGGATTCTGCCGCTTCTGGACTTTTCCTCGCTGCCGATGGCGACCGTTACATCACTGTTTTCGATgttgagaaaagaaagcttGCCCTGAACCTCGTGGCCGAGAATGGTGTATCATCGGTGTCTCTGTACACTGGTGCGGAACGGAAGGGTCCTACTCTGCCGGCAGAGAAGCAGGTCATCGCTGCAGTCACCGAGGATGGCACCATCGAACTCTTCACTCGGCCATTTGTGCTGCCGAACGATCAGTCCACTGCTAAGGGCGCCGCTAGCCTCAAAGCCAGATCGAAGCAGGCTATCCGGAGAGCTGATTCTCAGATCAAGGTGACTGTGTCCGCAACGTCCAATGCCCTGGTTTCCATGGTGGCCGCTTCGTTCGAAGGTCCGGACTTGGTTGTTGCTTGGGCCGAGGGCGGCGTGGTCCCGGTTTTCGAGCGGATCAAGTGGCTCAACGAAGAGACGGACGACTTGCTTTTCACAGGCACCAAGCATATCGCCAAGTCCAAGTCTGGTTCGGTTCTGGGATCGGTCACGACGAACGGAACGAGAGCCGCTAACGAGAACCAAGTCGACGAGTCCAAGGCAGTTGTGGAACAGGGAAATGTTATTGAAGACGATATCGAGATGCAAGATTCTAAGGATGCTGCTTCTGTAGCTGGCAGCGACGAGGAGtcggacgacgaggaggcgGAATCCAAGCAAAAGAACGATTCCAAACAGTTGCAGAAGAAGTCTGACGCGGACAGCGATGTCGAGATGGGAAATGCCCAGGAATCTGGctctgaggaggaggatgaagacgagacAGGCGAGCCTTCTTTCGGAGAGCTCATGCGCGCTAACCAGGAGGTCGACGTGGAGGCTGAGCTTGAGGACGACGTTCATATGGGATCGCTTGTTCCAGGCAAGCCCAGCGCAGCCGTGCAGCAGATTCCCACGGGAGTGTCCCTTTCCACCGTTCTCACCCAGTCCCTCAAAACCAACGACAACGCCATGCTCGAGTCCTGCTTCCACACTGGCGAACTTTCCATCATCCGCACCACTATTCAGCGTCTCGATTCCTCTCTCGCAGCGACCCTACTTCAGAAACTCGCAGAGCGCCTCTCCACTCGGCCGGGTCGCTATGGCCACCTACTCGTGTGGGTGCAATGGACTTGTGTCGCCCACGGCGGAGCTCTCGCCGGCAAGCCCGACCTTCTGAAGCGGATGTCCACCCTCTTCAAGGTCATGGAGCAGCGCTCCTCCagccttccttctctgcttctgctcaaGGGCAAGCTGGACATGTTGGACGCACAGCTTGGCCTGCGTCGGTCGATCCGTAGCGGTGAAGAGGCCATGGAgagcgaagatgaagaaaacaTTATCTACGTGGAGGgccaggaagaggacgatgacgaggacagCGACGTCGACGCCAAGAACATGGTCACCCCGCGGAAGTCGATACGCGACCAGGCcttcgacgaagaggagTCTATGATGAACGGCGTCCAGACCGGCGACGAgtcggaggacgaggaagacgagggcagcgaagaggaagaagaagaggacgagaaCATCCTTGACGTGGAGGCGGAAGAGTCCGCCGGATCTTCTGATGCCGAGGAGTCCctagaggaagatgaagacgaggacgacgaggacgcAGAGAGTGTCGGATCGATGGTAGACTTCATTGCGGACACGGAAGACGAGTCGGAGGACGAGCAAACACTGTCGACCTCGAAGCCACCACCGTCCAAGAAGGCCCGATTGAGCGGCGGAGGCCgaggaaaggggaagaacAAGGGCAGAAAATAG
- a CDS encoding uncharacterized protein (COG:S;~EggNog:ENOG410PQVS;~SECRETED:SignalP(1-19)), producing the protein MPLLHTLLTTFLAAAAAAASTTALAASTTTTFPSTLNITTLTAHNNQSVLECWALDPGYSTSTQAGVSGTAMLNLGSVTNNATNLLIPGEYDGGRHNAPTNQWVIFLSGVAHITLPNSTDDAWIVGGKNGAILALDTAEVSALGHYTTYPTEESTVALEIALKEIPGHRVLHSGACGEGELL; encoded by the exons atgcctctcctccacacccTCCTAACCACCttcctggctgctgctgctgctgctgcatccaccaccgccctcgcagcatcaaccaccaccaccttcccaaGCACtctcaacatcaccaccctcaccgcACACAACAACCAATCCGTCCTCGAATGCTGGGCCCTCGACCCAGGctactccacctccacccaaGCCGGTGTCTCCGGCACCGCCATGCTCAATCTCGGCTCCGTCACCAACAACGCAACtaatctcctcatccccggTGAATATGATGGCGGCCGCCATAATGCGCCCACGAACCA ATgggtcatcttcctctccggcgTGGCGCACATTACACTCCCGAACTCAACAGACGATGCGTGGATAGTCGGGGGTAAGAATGGGGCGATTTTAGCCCTGGATACCGCGGAAGTTAGTGCTCTGGGACATTATACTACTTATCCGACGGAGGAGAGTACCGTCGCGTTGGAGATCGCGTTGAAGGAGATTCCTGGGCATAGGGTTTTGCATTCGGGGGCttgtggggagggggagttgTTGtaa
- the GYP5 gene encoding putative GTPase activating protein (Gyp5) (COG:U;~EggNog:ENOG410PHI4;~InterPro:IPR035969,IPR000195;~PFAM:PF00566), protein MSSRNSAEYEGDSFDDAPEAPNTHGSLNVSIPQSSSTRSLTDSPPSGSNVATPQLTEAPPLPATSHEDHESAEETDDAGVEKQSEAEDTPRKQKLQKSPLLTAHRLSTTSLDDVNLASSNKDDESTENQPLSQELNSGTPPPLSSRDSTSSHSSRLQGSSNASTAKNQAPVAPPPPPTRSFTSPFAWLSRSSSGGKDAKSPPAQPRRNTAASISTIASNPEMGRHHDGEDVDGLGHRKPRRSSLKDQFKQLRLREEGLASENDEASVASGRASFTAGSPPPSIPEEGENGIAAAPRATSPPNGASTVNPKLAPGTVAGISTSATDASAPVDWELWQQLVNNGAQALKGANSDELNAAIKRGIPQTIRGVIWQVLADSRNPELEEVYRELIARGTDKEKQSSPNGTINGEKDSTASSSRSSVRSERSASVAHSVNGSSPSQELDPEKLSKEQAANETARKKKAKEESAALLKLEKTIRRDLGARTSYSRYFVSQGNQEGLFGLCKAYALYDEAVGYAQGMNFIVMPLLFNMDEAEAFTLLVKLMNQYGLRELFIHDMPGLHRSLYLFERLLEDVEPALYCHLRRRGVPPQLYATQWFLTLFAYRFPLQLVLRVYDLIFEEGLENTILKFALAIMRRNADTLLGMRDMAPLTTFLKERLFDVYIDKQPSASSILESGFFGSSGAADKEVYRADIMVQDACAIPLEPETIRAYTAEWEEMVRTEKEREQELDNLRHTVATQSARIRLLEEQAEASDKEHVQLASELVHLKVENEELTDMNDAMKMQVTELKNVVDKQPAEVEEKLRTEMDRIMKRNMEVQNENRSMVEQMAEMEKELVEAKMKWAEIHDEHENLKQKWSDLRKALN, encoded by the exons ATGTCTTCTAGGAACAGCGCAGAGTACGAAGGT GATTCCTTTGACGATGCGCCCGAAGCCCCGAACACCCACGGCAGTCTGAACGTTTCCATTCCCCAAAGCTCTTCCACACGGTCTTTGACAGACAGCCCCCCGAGCGGATCGAATGTTGCCACGCCTCAATTGACGGAAGCTCCCCCGCTACCGGCGACTTCTCACGAAGACCACGAATCGGCCGAGGAGACAGATGATGCTGGCGTGGAGAAACAATCAGAAGCGGAGGATACCCCTCGCAAACAGAAACTCCAGAAATCTCCACTCTTGACTGCGCACAGGCTATCAACAACGTCTCTCGACGACGTGAACCTTGCCAGTAGCAACAAGGACGATGAATCGACTGAAAACCAGCCGTTGAGCCAGGAGCTCAACTCCGGTACCCCTCCTCCATTATCCTCTAGAGATTCCACGTCGTCCCACAGTTCGCGCCTCCAGGGATCATCCAACGCTTCTACCGCAAAGAACCAAGCCCCTGTTGCACCGCCCCCTCCGCCAACTCGATCGTTTACCAGCCCGTTTGCATGGCTGTCTCGAAGCTCGTCGGGCGGAAAGGACGCCAAGTCGCCTCCGGCACAACCACGTCGGAATACGGCCGCATCCATATCGACTATTGCAAGCAATCCGGAAATGGGTCGTCACCACGATGgagaggatgttgatggtctAGGCCATAGAAAGCCGAGGCGCAGCAGCCTCAAGGACCAGTTCAAACAGCTCAGGTTGCGAGAGGAAGGACTCGCGTCGGAGAATGACGAGGCTAGCGTTGCGTCGGGACGTGCAAGTTTTACGGCCGGAAGTCCTCCGCCCAGCATAccggaagaaggggagaatgGCATTGCGGCCGCCCCTCGGGCGACGTCGCCGCCTAATGGAGCGTCAACCGTCAACCCTAAACTTGCCCCGGGAACTGTTGCGGGTATTTCAACCTCTGCAACTGACGCGTCTGCGCCGGTAGACTGGGAGCTCTGGCAGCAACTAGTCAACAATGGCGCGCAAGCGTTGAAGGGGGCAAACTCGGATGAACTGAATGCCGCTATCAAACGAGGTATTCCACAAACTATTCGTGGAGTGATCTGGCAGGTTCTGGCGGACAGCAGAAACCCGGAGCTTGAGGAAGTCTACCGGGAGCTCATTGCCCGTGGCAcggacaaggagaagcagagcaGCCCGAATGGTACCATTAACGGAGAGAAGGACTCAACGGCCTCTTCATCTCGCTCATCCGTTCGATCGGAGCGTTCTGCCTCGGTGGCCCACTCGGTCAATGGTTCGAGTCCTTCCCAGGAGTTGGATCCCGAGAAGCTGTCCAAAGAGCAGGCTGCCAACGAAACAGCTCGGAAAAAGAAGGCCAAAGAGGAATCAGCCGCGCTTTTGAAGCTAGAGAAGACTATTCGTCGTGACCTTGGTGCTCGCACGAGCTATTCACGCTACTTCGTGTCGCAAGGAAATCAGGAGGGGTTATTTGGGCTGTGTAAGGCATACGCTTTGTATGATGAGGCCGTGGGATATGCGCAGGGGATGAACTTTATTGTGATGCCATTGCTATTCAAT ATGGACGAGGCTGAAGCATTCACGCTCCTCGTGAAGCTCATGAATCAGTACGGACTGCGGGAGCTGTTCATCCATGACATGCCAGGCCTCCATCGCAGCTTATATCTGTTCGAACGCCTGCTGGAGGACGTGGAGCCGGCTCTCTATTGTCACCTCCGGCGGCGGGGCGTACCCCCTCAGTTGTATGCCACTCAATGGTTCCTGACGCTATTCGCCTACCGATTCCCTCTTCAGCTGGTTCTTCGCGTCTACGATCTCATCTTCGAAGAGGGCCTTGAGAATACCATCTTGAAGTTCGCCCTGGCTATCATGCGCAGGAATGCAGACACTCTGTTGGGCATGAGGGACATGGCACCGTTAACAACGTTTTTGAAGGAGCGCCTCTTTGACGTTTACATTGATAAACAGCCCTCGGCGTCATCTATCTTGGAGTCTGGTTTCTTCGGAAGCTCTGGGGCCGCGGACAAGGAAGTCTACCGCGCCGACATCATGGTCCAGGATGCTTGCGCCATCCCTCTCGAGCCTGAGACAATCCGCGCGTACACAGCGGAATGGGAGGAAATGGTACGGACCGAGAAGGAGCGTGAGCAGGAGCTAGACAACCTTCGGCACACCGTTGCCACTCAGAGTGCTCGAATTCGACTACTAGAGGAGCAGGCCGAAGCATCAGACAAGGAGCACGTGCAGCTTGCGTCCGAGCTGGTGCACCTGAAGGTGGAAAACGAAGAATTAACGGACATGAACGATGCCATGAAGATGCAGGTCACCGAGTTGAAGAACGTCGTGGATAAACAACCGGCCGAAGtcgaggagaagctgcggaCTGAGATGGACCGCATCATGAAGCGCAACATGGAAGTCCAAAACGAGAACCGGTCGATGGTCGAACAGATggccgagatggagaaggagctAGTGGAGGCTAAGATGAAATGGGCTGAG ATTCATGATGAACACGAGAACCTGAAACAGAAATGGAGCGATCTTCGCAAGGCTCTCAACTGA
- the BET4 gene encoding Rab geranylgeranyltransferase BET4 (COG:O;~EggNog:ENOG410PK2X;~InterPro:IPR032955,IPR002088;~PFAM:PF01239;~go_component: GO:0005968 - Rab-protein geranylgeranyltransferase complex [Evidence IEA];~go_function: GO:0008318 - protein prenyltransferase activity [Evidence IEA];~go_process: GO:0018342 - protein prenylation [Evidence IEA];~go_process: GO:0018344 - protein geranylgeranylation [Evidence IEA]) translates to MAAHGIPRYSLQGEQTEEGRQKELQKIEKYRQLDQSVRDKIAEQQYTPETLEKIAELLTSNPEYYTVWNYRRQVLRNEFSRAASADSNEATAEQIATLIKNDLLFTVPLLRSFPKCYWIWNYRTWLLDEAKRLLPVPAAQKFWQEELGLVGKMLTLDSRNFHGWGYRRFVVETLRELKSEEQEGQQMTQTEYEYAKKMIGANLSNFSAWHYRTKLIQRMLNEKSASDAERKAMLDNELDLIHRALCDPYDQSLWFYHQNLMSVFDPSVADQTLAPHLSDAERLDYLRQEIDEIQDMLDGAEDCKYIYQALIDCTMLMWKVEGSAPSGERKKKVQDWLSELKELDPLRLQRWLDFEHSLSR, encoded by the exons ATGGCAGCC CATGGTATTCCCCGCTACTCGCTCCAAGGCGAGCAGACCGAAGAAGGTCGGCAGAAAGAGCTTCAGAAAATCGAGAAATACCGCCAACTTGATCAGTCGGTCCGCGACAAG ATTGCGGAACAACAATATACGCCAGAGACTCTAGAGAAAATAGCCGAACTACTGACCAGCAACCCGGAGTACTATACCGTTTGGAACTATCGGCGCCAGGTGTTGCGCAATGAATTTTCACGAGCAGCCTCAGCCGACTCAAACGAAGCAACTGCTGAGCAGATTGCGACACTAATCAAGAATGACCTACTATTCACGGTCCCCCTCCTACGTAGCTTTCCCAAATGCTACTGGATATGGAACTACCGTACTTGGCTGTTGGATGAAGCCAAGCGTCTACTTCCAGTACCTGCTGCGCAAAAATTCTGGCAGGAGGAACTGGGGCTGGTAGGGAAGATGCTTACCCTCGACAGCAGAAACTTCCACGGTTGGGGTTACAGACGCTTTGTCGTAGAGACGCTGCGAGAGCTCAAAtcggaggagcaggaagggCAACAGATGACGCAGACAGAGTACGAATatgcaaagaagatgattgGGGCTAACCTCTCGAACTTCTCGGCCTGGCATTATCGTACGAAACTCATCCAGCGCATGTTGAATGAGAAATCCGCTAGCGACGCGGAGCGAAAAGCGATGCTTGACAATG AATTGGACTTGATCCATCGTGCCTTGTGTGACCCGTATGACCAGTCATTATGGTTCTATCATCAGAACCTAATGAGCGTCTTTGATCCATCTGTGGCGGATCAGACGCTGGCACCGCACTTGAGTGATGCCGAACGCCTAGACTATCTCCGACAGGAAATCGACGAGATTCAAGATATGTTGGATGGGGCTGAGGATTGCAAGTATATTTACCaagcattgattgattgtacgatgttgatgtggaaggtggagggaagtGCGCCCAgtggagagaggaaaaagaaggtgcAGGATTGGCTGTCGGAattgaaggagctggaccCGCTGCGACTCCAACGGTGGCTGGATTTTGAACACTCCCTCAGCCGCTGA
- a CDS encoding WD40 repeat domain-containing protein (COG:D,O;~EggNog:ENOG410QD8R;~InterPro:IPR036322,IPR015943,IPR033010,IPR001680, IPR017986;~PFAM:PF00400;~go_function: GO:0005515 - protein binding [Evidence IEA];~go_function: GO:0010997 - anaphase-promoting complex binding [Evidence IEA];~go_function: GO:0097027 - ubiquitin-protein transferase activator activity [Evidence IEA];~go_process: GO:1904668 - positive regulation of ubiquitin protein ligase activity [Evidence IEA]) yields the protein MATPNGSGGQIASGTTAPMFAARFLPHVASTEEREKHKSRVALALDIDPARRLLKNCKPWPLLESLPSPSLPDFEKYSPFVWKDNAWRRAEKYQWIVAKEGERVVPNRPFRILDAPLLRDDFYCSTLAYSSISGILAVGLGHRVYLWSEHLGVQHPPLSDQHPSNYVTSLAFSSENGGKSILAVGRQSGMLSLWSTFDSDVRFEISHPDSITCLAFRPTKSRRLSERLRHLEVDVEELAVGDDLGNIWYYSVEWPDSEEWDEYDFNGSMTLIAKISAHTQQICGITWSPEGSYLATGGNDNCCLLFDLHDILPPREHKPSSPGRTPHQSRQSEGTECTGTFTCFAASASKRLFRRRSLISHLLPPWAFSSAKPLYSSLLNHTGSLISGGDRTVLVPSNRQRHRLVHGAAVKAIAFAPWQPSLLATGGGSNDRAIHFYHAPTGACLATINVYAQVTSLIWSRTRREIVATFGFAQPEHPFRIAVFAWPSCEQIAAIPWGPHGSSWDSPESDMIDCGRALCAVSYPGRPRNCEDHRPDQESRSSTSMVMHDRLAEPSRSEPSRRSTIREVVRPRAKEGGLWCSRTVQEGCIIVASSDQSVKFHEVWSGPKRGAAVVAGPLGGSGILEGLEGLEILGDEIIR from the exons ATGGCGACTCCTAATGGCTCGGGTGGGCAGATTGCCAGTGGAACGACTGCCCCGATGTTTGCTGCCAGATTCCTGCCCCATGTTGCGTCAACAGAGGAGCGTGAGAAACACAAGTCCAGAGTGGCTCTTGCCTTGGATATTGACCCAGCAAGGAGACTCCTGAAGAACTGCAAGCCTTGGCCTTTGCTTGAGTCCTTACCGAGCCCGTCATTGCCAGACTTTGAGAAATATTCTCCGTTTGTTTGGAAAGATAATGCCTGGAGGCGGGCAGAGAAGTACCAGT GGATTGTTGCAAAGGAGGGTGAAAGGGTGGTCCCGAACCGCCCTTTTCGCATCCTGGATGCTCCTCTCCTCCGAGACGATTTTTATTGTTCGACATTAGCATACTCATCCATTTCTGGCATACTTGCTGTCGGCCTCGGCCATCGAGTGTACCTATGGTCTGAGCATCTGGGTGTGCAGCATCCGCCACTCAGTGATCAACACCCCTCAAACTATGTGACATCACTTGCATTCTCCTCAGAGAACGGTGGAAAAAGCATTTTAGCCGTCGGGAGACAGTCGGGTATGTTATCTCTTTGGAGTACATTCGATTCTGATGTCCGGTTCGAGATAAGCCACCCAGATTCCATAACTTGTCTGGCATTTCGGCCAACAAAATCCCGGCGGTTATCCGAAAGGCTCCGTCACCTCGAAGTCGATGTTGAGGAGCTCGCTGTAGGTGATGATCTTGGGAACATCTGGTACTACTCTGTAGAATGGCCTGATAGTGAAGAATGGGATGAATACGACTTCAATGGATCCATGACTCTGATTGCTAAGATTTCAGCGCACACGCAGCAGATCTGCGGCATCACTTGGTCCCCGGAAGGCTCCTATCTTGCAACGGGAGGGAATGACAACTGCTGCTTGCTCTTCGACCTCCATGATATTCTTCCTCCACGGGAGCACAAGCCTTCGTCTCCGGGTCGCACACCACATCAGTCGCGTCAGTCGGAAGGCACAGAGTGTACCGGCACGTTTACTTGCTTTGCTGCGAGTGCTAGCAAACGGCTTTTTCGGCGGCGCAGTCTTATAAGTCACCTACTTCCGCCCTGGGCCTTTTCCAGCGCAAAGCCACTATattcctctctcctcaaTCATACTGGGTCATTGATCTCCGGCGGTGATCGAACCGTCCTGGTGCCGTCTAACCGCCAAAGACATCGGCTGGTACATGGCGCCGCAGTCAAAGCTATCGCGTTTGCCCCTTGGCAACCGTCTCTTTTGGCTACTGGGGGCGGGTCAAACGACCGAGCCATTCATTTCTACCATGCCCCGACGGGCGCCTGTCTAGCCACGATCAACGTGTATGCCCAGGTGACCAGCTTGATTTGGAGTCGTACCCGACGGGAAATTGTTGCTACATTCGGATTCGCACAGCCCGAACATCCGTTCCGCATCGCAGTGTTCGCCTGGCCGAGCTGTGAGCAGATCGCTGCGATACCTTGGGGGCCGCATGGAAGTAGTTGGGACAGCCCTGAAAGCGACATGATTGATTGTGGGCGTGCACTCTGCGCTGTGAGTTATCCCGGCCGTCCTCGCAACTGCGAAGACCACAGACCGGATCAGGAAAGCCGTTCCTCTACATCGATGGTGATGCACGACCGGCTAGCTGAACCAAGTCGGAGCGAGCCCAGCCGACGGAGCACGATTCGGGAAGTTGTACGACCTCGCGCCAAAGAGGGGGGTCTCTGGTGTTCGCGCACGGTGCAAGAAGGCTGTATCATCGTGGCTTCCAGCGACCAAAGTGTCAAATTTCATGAAGTATGGAGCGGTCCCAAGCGAGGCGCGGCAGTTGTGGCCGGACCTCTCGGAGGGAGTGGTATTCTCGAGGGGCTCGAAGGACTGGAGATTCTCGGAGACGAAATCATCCGTTAA
- a CDS encoding Dabb family protein (COG:S;~EggNog:ENOG410PT0Y;~InterPro:IPR011008,IPR013097;~PFAM:PF07876), protein MAPIERITLFKIPNDADRDRVLEQYKVLAKTAVKDGKPYILSSAAGASIPDERNQGWNLSVKTTFASLEDMVYYDEQCEAHKALKAVVGPVRTDKLTTFFESVL, encoded by the exons ATGGCCCCTATCGAACGCATCACGCTCTTCAAGATCCCCAATGATGCGGACCGCGATCGCGTCCTAGAGCAGTATAAGGTTTTGGCTAAGACGGCTGTTAAG GACGGAAAACCCTACATCCTCAGCTCGGCCGCGGGAGCCTCCATCCCGGATGAGCGCAACCAGGGCTGGAATCTGTCTGTGAAGACGACGTTCGCGTCCCTGGAGGATATGGTTTACTATGATGAGCAGTGTGAGGCGCATAAGGCGTTGAAGGCGGTTGTGGGACCTGTTAGGACGGATAAGTTGACGACGTTTTTTGAGAGTGTGTtgtag